A region of Bradyrhizobium sp. SZCCHNS1050 DNA encodes the following proteins:
- a CDS encoding alpha/beta family hydrolase, whose amino-acid sequence MTEHQPRSLAFPVDGADIVSALFMAPPRPRACFVFAHGAGAGMTHVFMNQAAASLAARGIATLRFQFPYMEKGSKRPDPPALAHAAVRAAAAEAARLCPGLPLVAGGKSFGARMTSQAQSAAPLPGIAGLAFLGFPLHPAGKPSIARADHLDAIEVPMLFLQGTRDKLAEMELLAPVVKRLGPRATLHWIDQADHAFHVPARSGRNDRAVMEDLTKAFAAWLETLEACAG is encoded by the coding sequence ATGACCGAGCACCAGCCGCGTTCCCTTGCGTTTCCCGTCGACGGCGCGGACATCGTGTCCGCGCTGTTCATGGCCCCGCCGCGGCCGCGCGCCTGTTTCGTGTTCGCCCATGGCGCGGGCGCCGGCATGACCCACGTCTTCATGAACCAAGCGGCCGCAAGCCTTGCCGCGCGCGGCATCGCGACGCTCCGCTTCCAGTTTCCCTATATGGAGAAGGGCAGCAAGCGCCCTGATCCGCCCGCGCTCGCTCACGCCGCGGTGCGGGCTGCCGCGGCGGAGGCCGCGCGGCTCTGTCCGGGGCTGCCGCTCGTAGCGGGCGGCAAGTCGTTCGGGGCGCGCATGACGTCGCAGGCGCAGAGTGCAGCGCCGCTGCCAGGCATAGCCGGGCTCGCCTTTCTCGGCTTTCCGCTTCACCCCGCCGGCAAGCCCTCCATCGCGCGCGCCGATCATCTCGATGCGATCGAGGTCCCGATGCTGTTCCTGCAGGGGACGCGCGACAAGCTGGCGGAGATGGAGCTGCTCGCGCCCGTCGTGAAGCGGCTGGGACCGCGTGCGACCTTGCATTGGATCGATCAGGCCGACCACGCCTTCCACGTGCCTGCGCGCTCCGGCCGGAATGATCGGGCCGTCATGGAGGACCTGACGAAGGCGTTTGCGGCGTGGCTGGAGACTCTCGAAGCGTGTGCCGGCTGA
- a CDS encoding ABC transporter substrate-binding protein has translation MFRYVGVVLGLLWSLVSISTALADDAKLRIGVLRLSSSAPVFIALDKGYFREAGLDVELKFFDAAQPIAVATATGDVDVGVTAFTAGLYNLAGKGALKIIAGMSRDRPGFPLIGYFASNKAYEAGLRTPKDIAGKRVAMTQVGSSFHYSVGLLADKYGFKLADVKIVPLQSMSNMSAAIKGETVDAALMPVSVARKLMEEGAVKHLGWVGDETPWQVSGVFAGPKTLANTALVGKLLASLQRAEREYHDVVLASVKDGTAAIDDKTKPLLEIIGKYTNLPVEQVVGNCAYIDPDGKLDVKNIESQIKWLQAQGFADQGYDAAAIIAKDFVKPD, from the coding sequence ATGTTCCGATACGTTGGCGTCGTCCTGGGGCTGCTCTGGAGCCTCGTATCGATCAGCACCGCGCTGGCCGACGACGCCAAGCTCCGGATCGGCGTTCTCCGGCTGTCCTCGTCCGCGCCAGTGTTCATCGCGTTGGACAAAGGCTACTTCCGCGAAGCTGGACTGGACGTCGAGCTGAAGTTTTTCGATGCAGCGCAACCGATCGCCGTGGCGACGGCCACCGGCGACGTCGACGTCGGGGTGACCGCCTTCACCGCAGGACTGTATAACCTCGCAGGCAAGGGCGCGTTGAAGATCATCGCCGGCATGAGCCGTGACCGCCCGGGCTTTCCGCTGATTGGCTACTTTGCCAGCAACAAGGCCTATGAGGCAGGTCTCAGGACGCCGAAGGACATTGCCGGCAAACGCGTGGCGATGACCCAGGTCGGGTCGAGCTTTCACTATTCGGTGGGGCTGCTGGCCGATAAATATGGCTTCAAGCTCGCCGACGTGAAGATCGTGCCGCTGCAGTCGATGTCCAACATGTCGGCGGCCATCAAAGGGGAAACCGTCGACGCGGCGCTGATGCCGGTTTCGGTGGCGCGCAAGCTGATGGAGGAGGGCGCCGTCAAGCATCTTGGCTGGGTCGGCGACGAGACGCCGTGGCAGGTCAGCGGCGTGTTCGCGGGGCCGAAGACACTTGCCAACACGGCGCTGGTCGGCAAGCTGCTGGCGTCGCTTCAGCGCGCCGAGCGCGAGTATCATGATGTCGTGCTCGCCTCGGTCAAGGACGGCACCGCCGCCATCGACGACAAGACCAAGCCGTTGCTCGAGATCATCGGCAAGTACACGAACCTGCCGGTCGAGCAGGTCGTGGGCAATTGCGCCTACATCGATCCCGACGGCAAGCTCGATGTGAAGAACATCGAGAGCCAGATCAAATGGCTGCAGGCTCAGGGGTTCGCCGACCAGGGCTATGATGCGGCCGCGATCATCGCCAAAGACTTCGTGAAGCCGGATTGA
- a CDS encoding ABC transporter ATP-binding protein produces the protein MDLIAETISHRFDALDVLDRVSFTVGAGEVVALVGPSGCGKSTLLAILGGLLQPSKGQAVLRGAPPPGSLNPLTFVFQDFALLPWASVADNVAFPLLHTSLSTQQRAAAVDDALRRTGLADFRTVYPKQLSGGMRQRVGIARALAVRPAILLMDEPLSALDSQTRELLMEDFVDLLADGTMGAVYVTHNLEEAVRLADRIVVLSRRPGRIRKVVSVPATRRSRGDAGVRAQLLDLQNELWGLIRTEAIDAEREVQNA, from the coding sequence ATGGACCTGATCGCCGAGACCATCAGCCACCGTTTCGACGCGCTCGATGTGCTCGACCGCGTGTCGTTCACGGTCGGAGCCGGCGAGGTGGTCGCCCTCGTTGGGCCGTCCGGCTGCGGCAAGAGCACGCTGCTGGCAATCCTCGGAGGGTTGTTGCAGCCAAGCAAGGGACAGGCGGTGCTGCGCGGAGCTCCGCCGCCCGGCAGCCTCAATCCCCTGACGTTCGTGTTCCAGGACTTCGCGCTGCTGCCGTGGGCAAGCGTCGCCGACAATGTTGCCTTTCCGCTCCTCCATACATCCCTGTCGACGCAGCAGCGCGCCGCCGCCGTCGACGATGCGTTGCGGCGAACCGGCCTGGCAGACTTCCGGACCGTCTATCCCAAGCAGTTGTCGGGCGGCATGCGACAGCGGGTCGGGATTGCCCGGGCGCTGGCGGTCCGCCCGGCGATCCTGCTGATGGATGAGCCGTTGTCGGCGCTGGACTCGCAGACCCGCGAGCTGCTGATGGAGGACTTCGTCGATCTGCTCGCCGACGGCACCATGGGCGCGGTCTATGTCACGCATAATCTCGAGGAGGCCGTGCGGCTCGCCGACCGCATCGTCGTGCTGTCGCGTCGTCCCGGCCGCATCCGGAAGGTCGTCAGCGTCCCGGCGACGCGGCGCAGCCGCGGCGATGCCGGAGTACGCGCGCAACTGCTGGACCTGCAGAACGAGCTCTGGGGGCTGATCCGGACCGAGGCAATCGATGCCGAGCGCGAGGTTCAGAATGCTTGA
- a CDS encoding ABC transporter permease yields MLERSPAGTPEVVGKQSRKVPFRGGGFTPAASRWAGWLALAAALGLWQLIGSLALVNPLFLPAPLTILRALYRLAESGALWQHVSASFVRIVSGWALGTATGIVVGFAIGLWRIARSIGITFVSALFPIPKIAVLPLLILWLGIGEQPKIATIALGVFFSTTISVYSGVDAVPRNLIRMAQSFNVPFPTIVRRVIWPGALPSILAGFRITASVALMLVVSAEMIGAETGIGTFVLQAGNLMQTDQLMAGILILSLFGLAVGRLISMLEAQLLRWR; encoded by the coding sequence ATGCTTGAACGCTCCCCGGCCGGAACGCCTGAGGTCGTCGGCAAGCAGAGCCGGAAAGTGCCGTTCCGGGGCGGCGGCTTCACGCCAGCCGCAAGCCGATGGGCCGGCTGGCTCGCGCTCGCGGCGGCTCTCGGCCTGTGGCAACTCATCGGCAGCCTCGCACTGGTCAACCCATTGTTCCTGCCGGCGCCGCTGACGATCTTGCGCGCCCTGTATCGATTGGCCGAAAGCGGCGCGCTCTGGCAGCATGTCTCGGCATCGTTCGTGCGCATCGTATCCGGCTGGGCGCTCGGCACGGCCACCGGCATCGTCGTCGGCTTCGCGATCGGCCTCTGGCGCATTGCGCGCAGCATCGGCATCACGTTCGTCTCTGCGCTGTTTCCGATTCCGAAGATCGCCGTGCTGCCGCTGCTGATTCTTTGGCTCGGCATCGGCGAGCAGCCGAAGATCGCGACGATCGCGCTGGGCGTGTTCTTCTCGACCACGATCTCGGTCTATAGCGGCGTCGATGCGGTGCCGCGCAACCTGATCCGCATGGCGCAGAGCTTCAACGTGCCATTCCCGACCATCGTCCGCCGCGTGATCTGGCCCGGCGCGCTGCCGTCGATCCTCGCCGGTTTCCGCATCACCGCGTCGGTCGCGCTGATGCTCGTGGTTTCGGCGGAGATGATCGGCGCCGAGACCGGCATCGGCACCTTCGTGCTGCAGGCCGGCAATCTGATGCAGACCGATCAGCTGATGGCGGGGATCCTGATCCTGTCGCTGTTCGGTCTCGCCGTCGGCCGGCTGATCAGCATGCTCGAAGCGCAGCTCCTGCGCTGGCGCTGA
- the gtdA gene encoding gentisate 1,2-dioxygenase, which yields MAAVSTPEREAFYKKIDGENMTALWTVMSDLITPEPKSACRPHLWQFAAIRDYMVEAGRLITAKEAERRVLILENPGLRGQSKITTSLYAGVQMVIPGDVAPAHRHSQSALRFVLEGKGAFTTVEGERTLMEPGDFIITPSMTWHDHGNETTEPMFWLDGLDIPLVQFLDASFAQGAQEDQQKVARPAGDSFARYGHNLLPVDAKRKSRTSPIFNYPYAYTREALENAKRSEEWDACHGLKLKFSNPETGDFAMPTIGTFIQLLPKGFKTARYRSTDATVFTAIEGRGRSRIGDHTFEWGPRDLFVVPSWQWVSHEPDEDAVLFSFSDRPVQEKLDLFREDRGNA from the coding sequence ATGGCCGCGGTTTCGACACCGGAGCGCGAGGCGTTCTACAAGAAGATCGACGGCGAAAACATGACGGCGCTGTGGACCGTGATGAGCGATCTCATCACGCCCGAGCCGAAGAGCGCCTGCCGCCCGCATCTGTGGCAGTTCGCGGCGATCCGCGACTACATGGTCGAGGCCGGGCGGCTGATCACGGCGAAGGAAGCCGAGCGGCGCGTGCTGATCCTGGAGAATCCGGGACTGCGCGGGCAGTCCAAGATCACCACATCGCTCTATGCCGGCGTTCAGATGGTGATCCCAGGCGATGTTGCGCCCGCCCATCGGCACAGCCAGTCCGCATTGCGCTTCGTGCTGGAAGGCAAGGGAGCCTTCACGACCGTCGAGGGCGAGCGCACCCTGATGGAGCCGGGCGACTTCATCATCACCCCGTCGATGACTTGGCACGATCACGGCAATGAGACCACCGAGCCGATGTTCTGGCTCGACGGCCTCGACATTCCCCTGGTGCAGTTTCTCGACGCGTCGTTCGCGCAAGGCGCACAGGAGGACCAGCAGAAGGTCGCGCGCCCCGCGGGCGACAGCTTCGCCCGCTACGGCCACAATCTGCTGCCGGTCGATGCGAAGCGCAAATCCAGGACATCGCCGATCTTCAACTATCCCTACGCCTATACGCGCGAGGCGCTGGAGAACGCGAAGCGGAGCGAGGAATGGGACGCCTGCCACGGGCTGAAGCTGAAATTCTCCAACCCGGAGACCGGTGATTTCGCGATGCCGACGATCGGCACCTTCATCCAGCTGCTGCCGAAGGGCTTCAAGACTGCGCGCTATCGCTCGACCGACGCGACCGTGTTCACCGCGATCGAAGGCAGGGGCCGCAGCCGCATCGGCGACCATACCTTCGAATGGGGCCCGCGCGACCTGTTCGTCGTTCCGAGCTGGCAATGGGTCAGCCATGAGCCCGACGAGGATGCGGTCCTGTTCTCGTTCTCGGATCGCCCGGTGCAGGAGAAGCTCGACTTGTTCCGGGAAGACCGCGGCAACGCCTGA
- the maiA gene encoding maleylacetoacetate isomerase, which translates to MKLHGYFRSSASYRVRIALNLKGLTVEHLPHHLRKGEQRAPAYLALNPQGLVPALEDDSGATLIQSLAIIEWLDETHPEPPLLPKDSLRRAQVRAFAQVLACDTHPVQNLKVLARLRELGLPEDKVTAWAGWANREGLAACEALIKHEPGPFCFGATPTLADLCLVPQLGNARRFGVDVAAFPRLLQAEAVAKALPAFADAAPERQPDAE; encoded by the coding sequence ATGAAGCTGCACGGCTATTTCCGCAGCAGCGCATCCTATCGCGTCAGGATTGCGCTCAACCTCAAGGGTCTCACGGTCGAGCATCTGCCGCATCACCTCCGCAAGGGCGAGCAGCGCGCGCCCGCCTATCTCGCGCTGAACCCGCAGGGTCTGGTCCCGGCGCTCGAGGACGACAGCGGCGCCACGTTGATCCAGTCGCTTGCGATCATCGAATGGCTCGACGAGACTCATCCCGAGCCGCCGCTGCTGCCGAAGGATTCGTTGCGACGCGCCCAGGTCCGCGCCTTCGCGCAGGTGCTCGCCTGCGACACCCATCCGGTGCAGAACCTGAAGGTGCTGGCGCGGCTCCGGGAGCTCGGCCTGCCCGAGGACAAGGTCACGGCCTGGGCCGGCTGGGCCAACCGCGAGGGGCTCGCTGCCTGCGAAGCGCTGATCAAGCATGAGCCCGGCCCATTCTGCTTCGGTGCGACGCCAACCTTGGCCGATCTCTGCCTGGTGCCGCAGCTCGGCAATGCACGCCGCTTCGGCGTCGATGTCGCAGCGTTTCCGCGCCTGCTGCAGGCCGAAGCCGTGGCGAAGGCGCTGCCGGCCTTTGCCGATGCTGCTCCGGAGCGTCAGCCCGATGCCGAGTAG
- a CDS encoding MarR family transcriptional regulator, with translation MPSRPADITMDAVYTKPGYLFRRMQQIAVSIFVEECREFDLTPVQYAALVAIQTHPGIDATRLSAVIAFDRSTLGSVIERLESKGYIERRPSAEDKRVKLLYLTRAGGALLRAIMPAVDRAQARMLAPLKAADRKMLMALLAQLVDLNNEVSRVPLRAEDALEHLGKTG, from the coding sequence ATGCCGAGTAGGCCGGCCGACATCACGATGGACGCAGTCTACACCAAGCCGGGCTATCTGTTCCGGCGGATGCAGCAGATTGCCGTGTCCATCTTCGTCGAGGAGTGCCGCGAGTTCGACCTGACGCCGGTGCAATATGCGGCGCTGGTCGCGATCCAGACGCACCCCGGCATCGATGCCACCAGGCTGTCGGCGGTGATCGCCTTCGACCGTTCGACGCTCGGCAGCGTGATCGAGCGGCTGGAGAGCAAGGGCTATATCGAGCGCAGGCCGTCGGCCGAGGACAAGCGCGTCAAGCTGCTTTATCTGACCAGGGCGGGCGGAGCACTGCTCCGTGCGATCATGCCGGCGGTCGATCGCGCCCAGGCACGCATGCTGGCGCCGCTGAAGGCCGCGGATCGCAAGATGCTGATGGCGTTGCTGGCGCAGCTCGTCGATCTCAACAACGAGGTGTCGCGGGTGCCGCTGCGCGCCGAGGATGCGCTGGAGCATCTCGGCAAAACCGGCTGA
- a CDS encoding benzoate-CoA ligase family protein — MTREIADQVPRDSAGAREIGFAIPARYNASRVLFDNLAKGNANKTALIGPAGQRSYAELCADACRWGNGFTALGLSRGDRVLLFLDDTPAYPAAFFGAVRAGFVPLLINTLTPPDLLQFYLADSGAKIAVADAEFAARFDAQACAETALRTLVVVNGEAPATAVATTVAVDAWLPNFTDQLAEADTHRDEMAFWMYSSGSTGRPKGIVHLQHDMAYSEQAFARNVLRLKPDDICFSVPKIFFAYGFGNAITFPFSAGATTLLLPGQPKPAAIFDAIGRFRPTVFFGLPTLYTALTKAERAKQADVSSLRLAVSAAEVLSAEVFNGWKSLTGLEIVEGLGSTEVLHVYLSNREDRKKLGAAGLRVPGYEIALRDGEGREVANGEEGILWVRGDSNTPLYWNRPDKTAETIRDGGWIYTGDRFVRDADGFHFFRGRADDLVKISGQWVYPLEVELCLAEHPDIRECAVFAHELPDRRMSLKAVVVTNGGSPDQIPTVKALQDYVKAKLLPYKYPREIVFIDELPKTGTGKIDRQAVMRL, encoded by the coding sequence ATGACGAGAGAGATCGCCGACCAGGTTCCGCGCGACAGCGCCGGCGCGCGCGAGATCGGCTTCGCAATTCCCGCCCGCTACAATGCCAGCCGCGTGCTGTTCGACAACCTCGCCAAGGGCAACGCCAACAAGACTGCGCTGATCGGTCCGGCCGGCCAGCGCAGCTATGCCGAGCTGTGTGCCGACGCCTGCCGTTGGGGCAACGGCTTCACCGCGCTCGGGCTCAGCCGCGGCGACCGGGTCCTGCTGTTCCTCGACGATACACCGGCCTATCCGGCCGCGTTCTTCGGCGCAGTGCGCGCCGGCTTCGTGCCGCTGCTGATCAACACATTGACGCCGCCGGATCTGCTGCAATTCTATCTCGCTGATTCCGGCGCCAAGATCGCGGTCGCCGACGCCGAGTTTGCCGCACGGTTCGACGCACAGGCCTGCGCCGAGACCGCGCTGCGCACACTGGTCGTCGTCAATGGCGAGGCGCCGGCCACCGCCGTCGCAACGACGGTCGCGGTCGATGCGTGGCTGCCCAACTTCACCGATCAGTTGGCGGAGGCCGACACCCACCGCGACGAGATGGCATTCTGGATGTATTCGTCCGGCTCGACCGGACGCCCCAAGGGCATCGTCCATCTGCAGCACGACATGGCCTATAGCGAGCAGGCGTTCGCCCGCAACGTGCTGCGGCTCAAGCCGGACGACATCTGCTTCTCGGTGCCCAAGATCTTCTTCGCCTACGGCTTCGGCAATGCGATCACCTTTCCATTCTCGGCCGGAGCGACGACGCTGCTGCTGCCCGGCCAGCCGAAACCCGCCGCCATCTTCGATGCGATCGGCCGCTTCCGACCGACCGTGTTCTTCGGCCTGCCGACGCTCTACACCGCGCTCACCAAGGCCGAGCGTGCGAAGCAGGCCGACGTCTCGTCACTGCGGCTCGCGGTTTCCGCGGCCGAGGTGCTCTCGGCCGAGGTCTTCAACGGCTGGAAGAGCCTGACCGGCTTGGAGATCGTCGAAGGTCTCGGCTCGACCGAGGTTCTCCACGTCTATCTCTCGAACCGCGAGGACCGCAAGAAGCTCGGCGCCGCCGGACTGCGCGTTCCCGGCTACGAGATCGCGCTGCGCGACGGCGAAGGACGCGAGGTCGCCAACGGCGAAGAGGGCATTCTCTGGGTACGCGGCGACTCCAACACGCCGCTCTACTGGAACCGTCCGGACAAGACCGCGGAGACGATCCGCGATGGCGGCTGGATCTACACCGGCGATCGTTTCGTGCGCGATGCCGACGGCTTCCATTTCTTTCGCGGCCGCGCCGACGACCTGGTCAAGATCTCCGGCCAATGGGTCTATCCGCTCGAGGTCGAGCTCTGCCTCGCCGAGCATCCCGATATCAGAGAATGCGCCGTGTTTGCGCACGAGCTGCCGGATCGTCGCATGAGCCTGAAGGCCGTGGTGGTCACCAACGGCGGATCCCCCGACCAAATCCCGACCGTCAAGGCGCTGCAGGACTACGTGAAGGCGAAACTGCTGCCCTACAAATATCCGCGCGAGATCGTCTTCATCGACGAATTGCCGAAGACGGGCACCGGCAAGATCGATCGTCAGGCGGTGATGCGGCTGTGA
- a CDS encoding FAD-dependent monooxygenase — MRIAVLGGGPGGLYFAYLWKKRHPAAVVDLFEQNPAGATWGFGVVFSDQALEFLRADDPDTVDAIAPHMESWRNITLNLRGETVEIDGVGFSAIGRLELLKLLQARAESVGVVARYGTTIQSLDQLAGYDLIVAADGLNSLVRRSFEGDFGFSVSYSSNKFAWYGTSKTFATLSQTFVATDRGSFNAHHYRYSPDMSTFLVECDRATWHAHGFAEMSVDESRRVCEQVFAATLDGHALVSNRSVWRNFPWVWNEHWWHRNMVLIGDALHTAHFSIGSGTRLAIEDAIALAKALDAETSLSDGLARYQAERQPIVKKLVTAARTSSDWYESFPAHMTLSLLDFAYSYITRSGRIDDTRLRAMAPRFMARYEASRNTGARA; from the coding sequence TTGCGCATCGCCGTGCTCGGCGGCGGCCCTGGCGGGCTGTATTTCGCCTATCTCTGGAAGAAGCGGCACCCCGCCGCCGTGGTCGATCTGTTCGAGCAGAATCCGGCCGGGGCGACCTGGGGCTTTGGCGTCGTGTTCTCCGATCAGGCGCTCGAATTCCTGCGCGCCGACGATCCCGACACCGTGGACGCGATCGCGCCGCACATGGAGAGCTGGCGCAACATCACGCTCAATCTGCGCGGCGAGACTGTCGAGATCGACGGCGTCGGCTTTTCCGCGATCGGCCGGCTCGAGCTGTTGAAGCTGCTGCAGGCCCGCGCCGAGAGCGTGGGCGTCGTCGCCCGCTACGGCACGACCATCCAGTCGCTGGACCAGCTCGCAGGCTACGACCTCATCGTCGCTGCCGACGGGCTGAACTCGCTGGTTCGCCGCAGCTTCGAAGGCGATTTCGGCTTCTCCGTCTCCTACTCCAGCAACAAGTTCGCATGGTACGGCACGTCGAAGACCTTTGCCACGCTGTCGCAGACCTTCGTCGCGACCGACCGCGGCAGCTTCAACGCGCACCATTATCGCTATTCGCCGGACATGAGCACGTTCCTGGTGGAATGCGATCGCGCCACGTGGCACGCCCATGGCTTCGCCGAGATGTCGGTCGATGAATCCCGGCGCGTTTGCGAGCAGGTGTTCGCCGCCACGCTCGACGGTCACGCGCTGGTCTCCAACCGATCGGTATGGCGCAATTTCCCCTGGGTCTGGAATGAGCACTGGTGGCACCGGAACATGGTGCTGATCGGCGACGCGCTGCATACGGCGCACTTCTCGATCGGCTCCGGGACGCGGCTGGCGATCGAGGACGCGATCGCGCTCGCCAAGGCGCTCGATGCCGAGACCAGCCTCTCGGACGGCCTCGCCCGCTATCAGGCCGAGCGCCAGCCGATCGTGAAGAAGCTGGTGACGGCGGCCCGGACCAGCAGCGACTGGTATGAGTCCTTCCCGGCTCACATGACGCTCAGCCTGTTGGATTTTGCCTACAGCTACATCACCCGGTCCGGGCGCATCGATGATACCAGGCTGCGCGCGATGGCTCCGCGGTTCATGGCCCGCTACGAGGCATCTCGGAACACGGGAGCACGCGCATGA
- a CDS encoding RimK-like protein, with protein sequence MINHPQAQLAAITRYCAERGIALDVREDGWLLVLEDATRRHLIFGYDLGLNSAVAHRLACDKAATSALLRADGIAAVPHAFFLAPALGGQSGQMAEAALALLETHPRGLVVKPNEGTSGRSVVRVTAKDDLLRAVNSIFETGANVAIAPLMDIVDEVRVVQLDDASLIVYRKQRPIVAGDGVQPLLALALAATPATGHAQLLRRLDAEFDASALRAVVPRGEQRLLSWRHNLEFGAQPVLLEPGAQRDLCAALATAAARVIGIRYASVDLVLADGHWQVLEINSGVKMEALGRHAPELVESTYFAALDAIFGRGRSG encoded by the coding sequence ATGATTAACCATCCGCAGGCCCAGCTCGCCGCCATCACCCGCTACTGCGCCGAACGAGGCATCGCGCTCGACGTGCGGGAGGACGGCTGGCTGCTGGTGCTCGAGGATGCCACCCGGCGTCACCTGATCTTCGGCTATGATCTCGGCCTGAACAGTGCGGTGGCGCACAGACTGGCCTGTGACAAGGCGGCGACCTCGGCGCTGCTGAGAGCCGACGGGATTGCCGCGGTTCCACACGCATTCTTTCTGGCGCCGGCCCTCGGCGGCCAGTCGGGGCAGATGGCCGAGGCCGCGCTGGCGCTGCTCGAAACGCATCCGCGCGGGCTGGTGGTCAAGCCCAACGAGGGGACCTCTGGACGGTCGGTGGTCCGCGTCACGGCGAAGGATGACCTGCTGCGCGCAGTGAACAGCATCTTCGAGACCGGCGCGAATGTCGCGATCGCGCCGCTCATGGACATCGTCGACGAAGTCCGTGTCGTGCAGCTCGATGACGCGTCCCTGATCGTCTACCGCAAGCAGCGCCCCATCGTGGCCGGCGATGGCGTGCAGCCGCTGCTCGCCCTCGCGCTGGCGGCCACTCCGGCCACGGGGCACGCCCAGCTCCTGCGGCGCCTCGATGCGGAATTCGACGCGTCGGCCTTGCGCGCCGTCGTGCCGCGCGGCGAGCAGCGCCTGCTGAGCTGGCGGCACAATCTCGAATTCGGAGCTCAGCCAGTGCTGCTCGAACCAGGCGCGCAGCGGGACCTCTGTGCCGCACTCGCCACCGCGGCGGCACGCGTCATTGGCATCCGCTACGCATCGGTCGACCTCGTGCTGGCCGATGGACACTGGCAGGTGCTCGAGATCAATTCGGGCGTGAAGATGGAGGCGCTCGGCCGGCATGCGCCGGAGCTGGTCGAAAGCACATATTTCGCCGCGCTCGACGCGATCTTCGGCAGAGGCCGGTCGGGATGA
- a CDS encoding ferredoxin--NADP reductase, producing MSAFYKEKVLSVHHWTDTLFSFRATRDAGFRFQNGQFAMIGLEVEGRPLLRAYSMASANHEEELEFFSIKVQDGPLTSRLQKIKEGDTILVGRKATGTLIPDNLLPGSRLLLLSTGTGLAPFASLIKDPDVYERFESIVLVHGCRQVAELAYGESVVAKLREDELFGELLDGKLQYYPTVTREPFRNRGRITDLISSQQLFNDIGQHELDIAKDRIMMCGSPAMLEELKTMFESRGFLEGSGNEPGHFVIEKAFVER from the coding sequence ATGAGCGCGTTCTATAAAGAGAAAGTTCTTTCCGTTCACCACTGGACGGACACCCTGTTCTCCTTCCGAGCCACCCGCGATGCGGGCTTCCGCTTCCAGAATGGTCAGTTCGCGATGATCGGCCTCGAGGTCGAGGGCCGCCCGCTGCTGCGCGCCTACAGCATGGCCAGCGCCAATCACGAGGAGGAACTCGAGTTCTTCAGCATCAAGGTGCAAGACGGCCCGCTGACCTCCCGGCTGCAGAAGATCAAGGAAGGCGACACCATCCTGGTCGGCCGCAAGGCGACCGGCACGCTGATCCCCGACAACCTGCTGCCCGGCAGCCGGCTTCTGCTGCTGTCGACCGGCACCGGCCTTGCCCCGTTCGCCAGCCTGATCAAGGACCCCGACGTCTACGAGCGGTTCGAGAGCATCGTGCTGGTCCATGGCTGCCGCCAGGTCGCCGAGCTCGCCTATGGCGAGAGCGTCGTCGCCAAGCTGCGCGAGGACGAGTTGTTCGGAGAACTGCTCGACGGCAAGCTGCAGTATTATCCGACCGTCACACGCGAGCCGTTCCGCAACCGTGGCCGCATCACCGACCTGATCTCGTCGCAGCAGCTGTTCAACGATATCGGCCAGCATGAGCTCGATATCGCCAAGGACCGTATCATGATGTGCGGCAGCCCGGCGATGCTGGAGGAACTCAAGACCATGTTCGAGTCGCGCGGCTTCCTCGAAGGCAGCGGCAACGAACCGGGCCATTTCGTGATCGAGAAGGCCTTCGTCGAGCGCTGA